A single Antechinus flavipes isolate AdamAnt ecotype Samford, QLD, Australia chromosome 5, AdamAnt_v2, whole genome shotgun sequence DNA region contains:
- the TAC1 gene encoding protachykinin-1 isoform X4, which produces MKLLVALAVLFLASAQAFAEEMGANDDLNYWADWSDSDQIKEELSEPFEHFLQRIARRPKPQQFFGLMGKRDADTSVEKQVGMLKALYGHGQMSHKRSSEWDAAQNYERRRK; this is translated from the exons ATGAAACTCCTCGTGGCGCTGGCGGTGCTCTTCCTCGCGTCCGCTCAGGCTTTTGCCGAAGAAATGGGCGCCAACGACGATCTGAACTACTGGGCCGACTGGTCGGACAGCGACCAGATTAAG GAAGAGCTCTCCGAGCCCTTTGAGCATTTCCTGCAGAGAATTGCCAGGAGACCCAAGCCTCAGCAGTTCTTTGGGTTGATGGGCAAAAGGGATGCTG ATACTTCCGTTGAAAAGCAAGTGGGCATGTTAAAGGCTCTCTATG GGCATGGCCAAATGTCTCACAAAA GGTCTTCGGAATGGGACGCAGCACAGAACTACGAGAGAAGGCGTAAATGA
- the TAC1 gene encoding protachykinin-1 isoform X5: MKLLVALAVLFLASAQAFAEEMGANDDLNYWADWSDSDQIKRNPGASPSPSISYMHSSNIQVPEIPSIGDTLSYTSVEKQVGMLKALYGHGQMSHKRSSEWDAAQNYERRRK; encoded by the exons ATGAAACTCCTCGTGGCGCTGGCGGTGCTCTTCCTCGCGTCCGCTCAGGCTTTTGCCGAAGAAATGGGCGCCAACGACGATCTGAACTACTGGGCCGACTGGTCGGACAGCGACCAGATTAAG AGAAACCCAGGAGCCAGCCCCTCTCCGTCGATCTCTTACATGCACTCTTCCAACATCCAAGTGCCTGAAATCCCCAGCATAGGAGACACTTTATCTT ATACTTCCGTTGAAAAGCAAGTGGGCATGTTAAAGGCTCTCTATG GGCATGGCCAAATGTCTCACAAAA GGTCTTCGGAATGGGACGCAGCACAGAACTACGAGAGAAGGCGTAAATGA
- the TAC1 gene encoding protachykinin-1 isoform X2: protein MKLLVALAVLFLASAQAFAEEMGANDDLNYWADWSDSDQIKRNPGASPSPSISYMHSSNIQVPEIPSIGDTLSYTSVEKQVGMLKALYGHGQMSHKRHKTDSFVGLMGKRSLTSGSSEWDAAQNYERRRK from the exons ATGAAACTCCTCGTGGCGCTGGCGGTGCTCTTCCTCGCGTCCGCTCAGGCTTTTGCCGAAGAAATGGGCGCCAACGACGATCTGAACTACTGGGCCGACTGGTCGGACAGCGACCAGATTAAG AGAAACCCAGGAGCCAGCCCCTCTCCGTCGATCTCTTACATGCACTCTTCCAACATCCAAGTGCCTGAAATCCCCAGCATAGGAGACACTTTATCTT ATACTTCCGTTGAAAAGCAAGTGGGCATGTTAAAGGCTCTCTATG GGCATGGCCAAATGTCTCACAAAA GGCATAAAACAGATTCCTTTGTTGGACTCATGGGCAAAAGATCTTTAACTTCTG GGTCTTCGGAATGGGACGCAGCACAGAACTACGAGAGAAGGCGTAAATGA
- the TAC1 gene encoding protachykinin-1 isoform X1: protein MKLLVALAVLFLASAQAFAEEMGANDDLNYWADWSDSDQIKEELSEPFEHFLQRIARRPKPQQFFGLMGKRDADTSVEKQVGMLKALYGHGQMSHKRHKTDSFVGLMGKRSLTSGSSEWDAAQNYERRRK, encoded by the exons ATGAAACTCCTCGTGGCGCTGGCGGTGCTCTTCCTCGCGTCCGCTCAGGCTTTTGCCGAAGAAATGGGCGCCAACGACGATCTGAACTACTGGGCCGACTGGTCGGACAGCGACCAGATTAAG GAAGAGCTCTCCGAGCCCTTTGAGCATTTCCTGCAGAGAATTGCCAGGAGACCCAAGCCTCAGCAGTTCTTTGGGTTGATGGGCAAAAGGGATGCTG ATACTTCCGTTGAAAAGCAAGTGGGCATGTTAAAGGCTCTCTATG GGCATGGCCAAATGTCTCACAAAA GGCATAAAACAGATTCCTTTGTTGGACTCATGGGCAAAAGATCTTTAACTTCTG GGTCTTCGGAATGGGACGCAGCACAGAACTACGAGAGAAGGCGTAAATGA
- the TAC1 gene encoding protachykinin-1 isoform X3, with the protein MKLLVALAVLFLASAQAFAEEMGANDDLNYWADWSDSDQIKEELSEPFEHFLQRIARRPKPQQFFGLMGKRDAGHGQMSHKRHKTDSFVGLMGKRSLTSGSSEWDAAQNYERRRK; encoded by the exons ATGAAACTCCTCGTGGCGCTGGCGGTGCTCTTCCTCGCGTCCGCTCAGGCTTTTGCCGAAGAAATGGGCGCCAACGACGATCTGAACTACTGGGCCGACTGGTCGGACAGCGACCAGATTAAG GAAGAGCTCTCCGAGCCCTTTGAGCATTTCCTGCAGAGAATTGCCAGGAGACCCAAGCCTCAGCAGTTCTTTGGGTTGATGGGCAAAAGGGATGCTG GGCATGGCCAAATGTCTCACAAAA GGCATAAAACAGATTCCTTTGTTGGACTCATGGGCAAAAGATCTTTAACTTCTG GGTCTTCGGAATGGGACGCAGCACAGAACTACGAGAGAAGGCGTAAATGA